In Rhodoferax sediminis, the sequence GGACATCATGTAGTTCTGCACCTGGGCCATGAAGTCCATGGTGACCACCACAATAATCAGCAAGGAGGTGCCGCCAAAGTAAAACGGCACGTTGTATTTCAATACCAGAAACTCGGGCAGCAGACACACGATGGTGATATAGATCGCCCCCACCAGCGTCAGGCGTACCAGGATTTTGTCGATATAGCGCGCCGATTGCTCGCCCGGCCGGATACCCGGAATAAATGCCCCGCTCTTCTTCAGGTTGTCGGCCGTTTCGCGGCTATTGAACACGAGTGCCGTGTAGAAGAAGCAGAAAAATATGATGGCGCCCGCATACAGCATGACATAGATTGGTTGCCCGGGAGTAAGGGCTCCGGCGATGTCCTTCAGCCAGCGCATCGAATCACCGGTGCTGAACCAGCTCACCACAGTCGCGGGCAGCAGGATGATGGAGGACGCGAAGATCGGCGGAATGACACCCGACATGTTCAGCTTCAGCGGCAGATGCGACGACTGCCCCCCATAAACCTTGTTTCCTACCTGCCGGCGCGCGTAGTTCACCAGAATCTTGCGCTGGCCCCGCTCGACGAACACCACAAAGTAGGTCACCAACCCAACCAGGGCCACGATGAACAGGGCAACCAAAATGCTCATCGCGCCGGTACGAACCAGTTCCAGCAAGCCACCGATGGCGCCCGGCAACCCGGCCGCAATCCCGGCGAAAATCAGCAGCGAGATGCCGTTCCCGAGACCGCGCTCGGTGATCTGCTCACCCAGCCACATCAGGAACATGGTGCCAGCGGTCAGGCTGACAACGGCGGTCAGGCGGAAACCCATGCCAGGCGCCATCACCAGACCCGGAGAGCTCTCCAGCGCCACGGAAATGCCAAGCGACTGGAACAGGCCCAGGCCCAGCGTCCCGTAGCGCGTGTACTGGGTGATCTTGCGTTGGCCCGATTCGCCTTCCTTTTTCATCTGCTCGAAGGTCGGCACCACGTAGGTCATCAACTGCATGATGATCGACGCCGAGATGTACGGCATGATCCCCAGCGCAAATACGCTGAAACGGGAAAGAGCGCCACCCGAGAACATGTTGAACAGGTTCAGAATGCCGTTTTCCTGACCCTTGAACAACTGCTGAAGCTGAGCCGGGTCGATGCCGGGCACCGGAATGTAGGAGCCCACGCGATACACCACGAGCGCGAGCAGCAAAAAGACCAGACGGCGACGCAGGTCGCCGAATTTCCCGGTTTTTGCAATTTTTGCGCTGCTAGTTGCCACTGATGTTCTCTTTCAAGCGTGAGCTCAGGCGACGCTGCCGCCGGCCGCTTCGATCGCAGCCTTGGCGCCCGCAGTGGCACCGATCCCGTTGAGCTTGACAGCCTTGCCGATCGAGCCCGACTTGATCACCTTGACCACCTTGATCAACTCACCCACGAGGCCCGCCTGCTTCAGGGACAGCAGGTCCACTTCGGCGGCGCCCAGGCGCTCGAGCGCACTGAGAGTGATCTGGGCATTGAATTGCAAAAGCTGGGATTTGAAGCCGCGTTTCGGCAAGCGGCGTTGCAGCGGCATCTGGCCGCCTTCAAAACCCACCTTGTGATAACCACCGGCACGCGACTTCTGACCCTTGTGGCCACGACCCGCGGTCTTGCCCAGACCCGATCCAATCCCCCGTCCCACACGCCGCTTGGCGTGCTTTGCGCCCTCTGCGGGCTTGATGCCATTGAGTTCCATCGTCTTGCCCTTCAGAGCACTTTGACCAGATAACTGATCTTGTTAATCATGCCGCGAACTTCGGGCGTGTCCTGCAACTCGCTCGTGCTGTTGACCTTGCGCAGACCCAGGCCGCGCACTGTGGCGCGGTGCGACTCCTTGCAACCGATCGGGCTGCGCACCAGCTGGACCTTGACTGTTTGTAGCGTTGTCATAGTGAAACTCCCGGTTAAGCGAAGAGTTCTTCGACGGTCTTGCCGCGCTTGGCCGCCACGTCCGACGCAGTGGTGGAGTGGGCGAGCGCATCCAGCGTGGCGCGAACCATGTTGTAGGGATTGGACGAGCCATGGCTTTTGGCCACGATGTCGGTGACACCCATGACCTCGAACACGGCGCGCATCGGGCCGCCCGCGATGATGCCGGTACCCTTGGGGGCCGGCGCCATCATCACGTTTGCGGCGCCATGGTGGCCGTTCACCTTGTGGTGAATCGTGCCATTGCGCAGCGACACCTTGGTCAGGTTGCGGCGCGCTTCTTCCATGGCCTTTTGCACGGCAGCCGGCACTTCTTTTGACTTGCCCTTGCCCATGCCAACGCGGCCATCGCCATCGCCCACCACCGTCAACGCAGCAAAACCGAGAATACGACCGCCCTTGACCACCTTGGTCACGCGATTGATCGCGATCATCTTTTCACGCAGGCCGTCTTCGGGGCCGTCATTTTGACCCTTACCCTGCATTCTTGCTTGAACTTTAGCCATTTTTAATTCCGATCCGCTTAGAACTGCAAGCCGGCTTCACGCGCCGCGTCAGCCAACGCCTTGACCCGGCCGTGGTATGCAAACCCGGCGCGGTCAAAGGCTACTTTTTCAACACCGGCCGCCTTGGCCTTCTCTGCAATCAGCTTGCCGATGGTCTGGGCCGCAGCCGCATTGCCACCTTTGCCGGCGCCGCCGAGGGATTTGCGAACTTCGGCCTGCGCCGTCGATGCGGTCGCCAGAACCTTGGTGCCGTCGCCGGAAATGACGCTGGCATAGATGTGCAGGTTGGTGCGGTTCACCGTCAAACGTGCCACGCCCTGGGCTGCAATACGAATCCGGGTCTGGCGGGACCGGCGAAGACGCTGCTCTTTTTTGGTCAACATGTTGCAGCTCCTTATTTCTTCTTGGTTTCTTTGATCGTGATCTTCTCATCCGCATAACGGATGCCCTTGCCCTTGTAGGGCTCGGGCGGACGAATCGCACGAATCTCGGCAGCCACCTGCCCGACGCGCTGACGGTCGGCACCCTTGATCACGATTTCCGTGGGAGTCGGCGTCGCCACCGTGGTGCCGGCCGGCATGTCCTTGTTCACCGGATGGGAAAAACCCACCGACAGGTTCAGCTTGGCGCCTTGCGCCTGGGCCTTGAAGCCAACGCCCACAAGACTGAGTTTCTTCTCGAAACCCTTGGTCACGCCAACCACCATGTTGTTCACGAGCTGGCGCATGGTGCCGCTCATGGCATTCGCTTCACGCGAGTCGTTCGCCGGGGCAAAAGTCAGTTTGCCCGCGTCGCTTGCGATCCTGACCAGCGCGTTCTGGGCCAGCAGCAAAGTGCCGCCCGTGCCCTTGACACTGATCTGGTCTTCCTTGATCGATACATCCACACCTGCGGGGACGATCACCGGCATTTTTCCTACACGAGACATTTCAGTTTCTCCTCAATGCCGCGATTAAGCTACGTAGCACAGCACTTCGCCACCGATACCGGTCGCGCGCGCCTTGCGGTCGGTCATCACACCTTGCGGCGTGGTGACTATCGCCACGCCCAGGCCGTTCATGACCTGTGGAATGGCGTCGTGGCCCTTGTAGACACGCAAGCCGGGGCGGCTGACGCGCTCGATACGCTCGATCACGGGGCGACCGGCGTAATACTTCAGGGCGATTTCAAGTTCGCTCTTGCCGGCTTCGGTTTTCACCTGGAAGCCGTCGATGTAGCCTTCGTCTTTCAAGACCTGCGCAATGGCCACCTTCACCTTGGAAGAGGGCACCGACACGGTGACTTTGGCCACCATTTGTGCATTGCGGATGCGGGTCAGCAGATCGGCAATGGGATCACTCATGCTCATGTTTAATCTCCTGCCTTGCTTACCAGCTCGCCTTGACGATACCGGGGATATCGCCAGCGAAAGCCATTTCACGGATCTTGGCGCGAGCCAGACCGAATTGGCGGAATGTTCCACGCGGACGCCCCGTGATCGCGCAGCGGTTGCGCTGACGTGTCGGGTTCGCGTTACGCGGGAGTTTTTGCAGACCCAGACGGGCCGCCGCGCGCTCTTCGTCGCTGCGCTTGGCGTCGTTGGAGATAGCCTTCAGTTCCGCGTGTTTCTTCGCGTACTTGGCGACCAGTTTGTCTCGCTTGAGCTCGCGCTCGATCAAAGCCATTTTAGCCACACGTCACCTCAGTTCTTGAACGGGAAACGGAAGCCCGCGAGCAGTGCCTTGCACTCTTCGTCGTTCTTGGCCGTCGTGGTGATGCTGATATTGAGACCGCGCAAGGCATCGACCTTGTCGTACTCGATCTCAGGGAAAATAATCTGCTCTTTAACGCCGATGTTGTAGTTGCCACGGCCGTCGAACGCGCGCCCGGAAATGCCGCGGAAGTCGCGCACGCGCGGCAGGGCCACGGTGACGAAACGGTCCAGGAACTCATACATCTGCACGCCGCGCAGCGTGACCATGCAGCCGATGGCCTGGCCTTCGCGGATCTTGAAACCCGCGATTGCCTTCTTGGCCACGGTCACCACGGGCTTTTGACCCGCAATCTTGGACAGGTCGCTGACGGCGCTGTCCATGACCTTTTTGTCGGAGACCGCCTCGCTCACGCCCATGTTGAGCGTAATCTTGGTCAGACGCGGCACCTGCATGGGCGAGGTGTAGCCAAATTTGGCCATCAGCTCGGGGGCCACTTTTTCGCGGTAATGTTGTTGGAGTCGTGCCATGGTCATGCCACCTTGATTTCTTCGCCGCTGGACTTGTAAACGCGCACGCGTTTGCCGTCGGCCTGCAGCTTGATGCCCACACGATCCGCCTTGCCCGTGCCGGCATTGAAAATGGCCACATTGGACTGGTGAATCGGCATTACCTTTTCAACAATGCCGCCCGTCGTTCCCTTGAGGGGATTAGGCTTGGTGTGTTTTTTCACCAGGTTGATGCCCTCGACCAGCAGATGGGAATCATCCTTGCGCAGCGATACCGTGCCACGCTTGCCTTTATCGCGCCCCGTGAGCACGATGACCTGGTCGCCTTTGCGAATCTTGTTCATGGCGGGTCCTTACAGAACTTCAGGAGCCAGGGACACGATCTTCATGAACTTCTCGGTGCGCAATTCACGCGTCACCGGACCGAAGATGCGGGTGCCAATGGGCTCCAGCTTGTTGTTCAGCAACACAGCCGCGTTGCCATCGAATTTGACCAGGGAGCCGTCGCTGCGACGAATACCCTTGGCCGTACGCACCACCACCGCGCTGTACACCTCGCCTTTTTTGACGCGGCCGCGCGGAGCAGCTTCTTTAATGCTCACCTTGATGATGTCGCCAACGCTGGCATAGCGACGCTTGGACCCGCCCAGCACCTTGATGCACAGGACGGATTTCGCGCCGGTATTGTCGGCAACTTCTAACCGTGATTCAGTCTGGATCATTTCATTATTCCCAACTTGCACCAGGGGTCTTTGACAGCCAAAAACACCCCGATCAGTCTTGGGCCCGTCGTTCGCACCATGAACCACTCACGGCGCTTATGCTGGGCAGAAGCTTCGCCTTTTCAAGCGAAGCCCACTATTATGCACGCCTTTTCAGGCGTCGTCAAACACGCCTAGTCGGGCAGGTGCAAATAATGTTGCGCCAGCTCCGTAAACGCCCCGATCTGGGGGTCGACTCCCGTCTCCTGCGCCAGGATGGCGCCGGCGGTTTGGGCCATGCAGCCCGCCAGCCGGGCATCGAGAAACAGCAGGCGCGAGCGCCGTGCCAGCACGTCTTCCACGACTCTAGCGTACTCATAACGGGCGGCAAAGCGCACCATGGCTTCGCTCAGGCCGCCGCCCAGCGGCACATCCGCACCGGGCAATGACTGCACCGCACCCTGCTCGCTGCCATAGGCGTGCAGCCCTGGTGGATCGCTGATCCTGGGGCGCTTCGTCCGGGCCACGCCTTCGCCGCCCACCAGCAGCAAGTCAGCAGTTACCCCCGATTTTTTCCGTGCCAGCAGGGAGGCATCGAAGCATTTCTCCAGCACATCTTCGGCCATGGCGCGGTAGGTGGTCCATTTGCCACCCGTCACGGTCACCAGGCCGCCGCGGCTGACCAGCACGGTATGTTCGCGGCTCAGCCCCTTGGTGTGGTCGCCGTCATCATCGGGTGGCTTGACCAGCGGGCGCAGGCCGACCCAGATGCTTTTCACGTCGGCGCGGGTCGGCGCCCGGTTCAGATACCGGGCTGCCTCGCGCAGGATGAACTCGACCTCTTCCCTGAACGGTTCGGGCTCGCGGGCCAGGTCATGGCGCGGCGTGTCGGTGGTGCCCAGAATGACCTGGCCCAGCCACGGCACGGCGAAAAGCACGCGCCCGTCGGCGGTCCGCGGCACCAGCAGCGCATGGTCGCCCGGCAAAAACGCGCGGTCCACCACGATGTGCACGCCCTGGCTGGGCGCCACCATGGGTTTGGCGATGCGCCCGATCGCCTCGCCGTCTTTCTGGCGCAGTTCGTCGACCCAGACGCCCGCGGCATTGATCACGCAGCGCGCCCGCAGTGTGTAGCAGCGCCCGGTCTCGTGGTCCTCGCAGGTCAGCCCCACCACCTTGCCGTCCTCGTGGATGAGATCGGTCGCCGCGCAGTAATTGACCAGCAGGGCGCCGCGCTGTGCCGCCGTGCGCGCCAGCGCCAGCGCCAGCCGCGCGTCGTCAAACTGGCCGTCCCAGTACATCACGCCGCCCTTGAGGCCCCGCGGCTGCACCGTGGGCAGGTAGCGCAGGGTCTTCGCGCGGCCCAGGAACTCCGTCTTGCCCAGACCGGCCTGGCCGGCAAGCGCGTCATAGATCACCAGGCCGGCGCCATAAAACGGGGTTTCCCACAATTTGTAGGACGGCATCACGAACGGCAGCGGCGTGGCCAGGTGCGGGGCGTTGTGCAGCAGCCGGGTGCGTTCGTGCAGCGCCTCGCGCACCAGAGAAATATTGCCCTGCGCCAGGTAACGCACGCCGCCATGCACCAGCTTGGTGGCGCGCGACGAGCTGCCCTTGGCGAAATCGTATGACTCGACCAGCACCACCTTGAAGCCGCGCGCCGCGGCATCCAGCGCCACGCCCAGTCCGGTGGCACCGCCGCCGATGACGGCCACATCGTACTGATGCGGCTCGGCCAGGCGGGCCATCAGGTCTTCGCGCCGGGTGGCCAGGGGTGTGGGTGCAACGGTCATGGGCGCGATTGTCCCTGCAGTCCGGGGCGGCTCATGGGGCCCACGCCCTGGAGCGGGCCACCGCCTGGCGCCAGCGCGCCAGCTTGGCGCTGCGGAGTGCATCCGCCACGGCAGGTTCGAAGCGACGCTCGACCGCCCACTGCGCGGTGATTTCATCGGCGCCCGACCAGAACCCCGTGGCCAGCCCGGCCAGGTACGCCGCGCCCAGCGCCGTGGTTTCGGTCACCTGCGGGCGCACCACGGGCACGCCCAGAAAATCGGCCTGCATCTGCATCAGCAGGTTGTTGCGGCAGGCCCCGCCGTCCACCCGCAGCTCCTTCAGCGCAAAGCCCGCGTCCCGGGCCATGGCGCCGAACATGTCGGCCACCTGCAGCGCGATTGATTCAAGCGCGGCCCGCGCGATGTGGGCGCGGGTGGTGCCGCGCGTCATGCCAATGAGGGTGCCGCGCGCGTGGCCGTCCCAGTCGGGCGCGCCCAGACCGGCGAAGGCCGGCACCAGATACACGTCACCGGTGTCGGGTACGCTGGCGGCCAGCGCCTCCACCTCGTCGGCCGAGGCAATCATTTGCAGACCATCACGCAGCCACTGGATCGTGGCGCCCGCCATGAAGACCGAGCCTTCCAGGCAATAGGCGGTGGAATAGGCGGTGGCCTGGCGGTGGTGGCGCGCCTGGTCGCCCGCGGCCCCGGCGGGGCCCTGCCAACCGACGGTGGTCAGCAGCTGGTTGCGGCTCGGCACGGCGGCCGTGCCGGTGTTCATCAGCATGAAGCAGCCCGTGCCATAGGTATTTTTGGCCATGCCGGGCGCGAAGCAGGCCTGGCCGAAGGTGGCAGCCTGCTGGTCGCCCGCCACGCCGGCAATGCGGATCGGCGCACCGAACAGCGCGGCCTCGGTCTCGCCCAGCACGCCGCTCGACGGCAGCACCTGCGGCAGCACGCTGCGCGGAACATGGAGCAGCGCCAGCAGCTCGTCGTCCCATTGCAGCGTGCGCAGGTTGAACAGCAGCGTGCGCGAGGCGTTGCTGGCATCGGTGGCGTGCACCCGCCCGCCGGTCAGGTTCCAGATCAGCCAGCTGTCGATGGTGCCAAACGCCAGCTCGCCGCGCTCGGCCCGGGCGCGGGCGCCGGGCACGTGGTCCAGCAGCCATTCGAGCTTGGTGCCCGAGAAGTAGGCGTCCAGCACGAGCCCGGTTTTTTGCTGGATCCGCTTTGCGTGGCCGCGCGCGCGCAGCTGGTCGCAGCGTGCAGCCGTGCGCCGGTCCTGCCAGACGATGGCCGGCGCCATGGGTCGGCCTGTCTGGCGGTCCCACAGCACCGTGGTTTCGCGCTGGTTGGTGATGCCGATTGCTACTATATTGAGAGCCGCTTGCGTATGTCCTGCCTGGGTTACAGCCATTTTTCTTATACATTCGCGGGCCACCGCCAGTTGCGACACCCAGATCTCCTGCGCGTCATGCTCGACCCAGCCGGGCTGCGGAAAATGCTGCCTGAATTCCTGTTGCGCCAGCGCCGCCACCCGGCCCGCCCGGTCGAACAAAATGGCCCGCGAACTGGTCGTTCCCTGGTCGAGTGCGAGGATATAGTCCATAAGGAGACGAGGGTAGCGCAAGGCCGGGCCGGCGCGCACTGGTGTTTGCCAGCAACGACCCCCACCAACGATCGGACGACACACTCATGACCACCAGCACCTCCCCTTTACGCAGTGAACGCATCGCCTTCATCGGCGGCGGCAACATGGCCAGCGCCATCATCGGTGGCCTGATCAAGCAGGGCCTCGCGCCCGGCCAGATCGACGTGGTCGAGCCGTTTGCCGAGGCGCGCGACAAGCTGCAGAGCCAGTTCGGCCTGACGGCACAGGCCGCGCCCACGGCCGCGCTCGGACAGGCCGCGCTGGTGGTCTGGGCCGTCAAGCCGCAGACCTTCAAGGAGGCCGCGCTGCAGACCCGTGCTCATACCCAAAGCGCGCTGCACCTGAGCGTGGCGGCCGGCATCCGCTCAGACAGCATCGCGCGCTGGCTTGGCACCGAGCGCGTGGTGCGTGCCATGCCCAACACGCCAGCACTGATCGGCAAGGGCATGACGGCGCTGTTCGCGCGCGCCGCCGCAACAAGCGCAGACCGGCAGCAGGTCGAGCGCGTCATGGCCCCGACGGGTGACTGCCTGTGGGTCGCGCAGGAGGTGCAGCTGGACGCCGTGACCGCGCTGTCGGGTTCGGGGCCGGCCTATGTGTTTTATTTCATCGAGGCCATGACGCAGGCCGGGGTTGACATGGGCTTGCCGCACGCGCAGGCGCAGCAGCTGGCGGTAGGCACCTTTGTCGGCGCGTCCGAGCTGGCGCGCGCCGGGGGCGAGCCGCCCGAAGTGCTGCGCCAGCGCGTGACCTCCAAGGGCGGCACCACCTATGCCGCGATCAGTTCGATGGAGCAGGACGACGTGAAGGCGCTGTTCATGCGCGCCATCCACGCAGCCCAGCAGCGCGCGCACGAACTGGGCGACGAGTTCGGCGCGAGCTGATTACCGGGCCACATACGCCAGCGCGATGCCCGCGAACATGGTGAAACCGAGCCAGTGGTTCAGCCGGAAGGCCTTGAAGCAGCCCTCGCGCGAGCGCGTGCGGATCAGCGTGTAGTGCCAGACGACCTGCGCCAGTGCAATGGCGATAGCTATATAAAAAATAGCACCTAACGCATGACTGGTAAGGGCTATAGACCAAATCAGCATGAAAACCAGGTAGCTTGCCGTGACCACCGGCACATCGAGGTGCCCGAGCGTGATGGCCGAGGTCTTCATGCCGATCTTGAGGTCGTCGTCGCGGTCCACCATGGCGTATTCGGTGTCGTAGGCCAGCACCCAGAACAGGTTGCCCACGAGCAGCACCCAGGCCAGCGGCGGCACCCGCGACTGCACGGCGGCAAAGGCCATCGGAATGCCGAAGCTGAAGGCCACGCCCAGCACCGCCTGCGGCATGGAGACAAAGCGCTTGGCATAGGGATACACCAGCGTGATGGCGAGCGCGGCAAATGACCACGCGACCGTGATCGTGTTCGTGGTCAGCACCAGCGCGAAGGCCAGCAGCGCCAGCAGCGCGCCAAAGCCCAGCGCCTCTTTCGCCGATATCGCGCCGGTCGTCACGGGCCGCTGCGCCGTGCGCTTGACGTGGCGGTCGAACTCGCGGTCGGCCACGTCGTTGATGCAGCAGCCGGCGCTACGCATCAGGATGGTGCCCAGCGTGAACACCACCAGCAAATGCCAGCCCGGAAAGCCGCCCGCCGCGATCCACAAGCCGCTCAGGGTCGGCCACAGCAGCAGCAGCCAGCCCGCGGGCCGGCTCCATCGGATCAGGTCCAGGTACAGGCCGGCCTTGCGGCGCAGCGGAATGCCGGCTTGTGCAGGCGTCATGGTGGAACTCTCTCCTCAGGACAAACGTTTCACGCCCGGCAGCTCGCAGGCGTAGATGGCATTGCGCAGCGCGGCGATGGCCTCGTAGCGCGTGAAGCTGCGGCGCCACGCCAGCACCACGCGGCGCGTGGGCGGGTCGCCATCGAACGGCAGGTATTTGACGTAGGCCTGGTCGAGGTGCCTGCGTTTCGACCCGGGATGCAACGCCTCCTTCGGGACCGACAGGCGCGGCACCAGCGTCACGCCCATGCCGGACGCCACCATGTGCTTGATGGTCTCCAGCGACGAGCCCTCGAAGCTCTTGCGGATGCCCTCGGCATCGCTGGAAAAGCGCGCGAACTCGGGGCAGACCTCGAGCACGTGGTCGCGAAAGCAGTGGCCCGTGCCCAGCAGCAGCATGGTCTCCTTCTTGAGCGCTTCCGACGTGATGGTGCTTTGCGCGGCCAGCGGGTGGTTGTACGGCACGGCGGCCAGAAACGGCTCGTCGTACAGCGGCGCGATCGCCAGCCCGGTGTCGGGAAACGGCTCGGCCATGATGGCGCAGTCGATCTCGCCAGTGCGCAGCATCTCCAGCAGCTTGATCGTGAAGTTCTCCTGCAGCATCAGCGGCATCTGCGGTGTGTGGGCGATCGCCTGGCGCACCAGATCCGGCAACAGGTACGGGCCGATGGTGTAGATGATGCCCAGGGCCAGCGCCCCCGCCAGCGGGTCCTTGCCGCGCTTGGCGATCTCCTTGATGTTGGCGGCCTGCTCCAGCACGCTTTGCGCCTGGCGCACGATGTCCTCGCCCAGCGGCGTGACCGTAACCTCGTTGGCACTGCGCTCGAACAGCTTGACCTCGAGCTCGTCCTCGAGTTTCT encodes:
- a CDS encoding LysR substrate-binding domain-containing protein → MTLTELKYIVAVAREKHFGRAAEACYVSQPTLSVAIKKLEDELEVKLFERSANEVTVTPLGEDIVRQAQSVLEQAANIKEIAKRGKDPLAGALALGIIYTIGPYLLPDLVRQAIAHTPQMPLMLQENFTIKLLEMLRTGEIDCAIMAEPFPDTGLAIAPLYDEPFLAAVPYNHPLAAQSTITSEALKKETMLLLGTGHCFRDHVLEVCPEFARFSSDAEGIRKSFEGSSLETIKHMVASGMGVTLVPRLSVPKEALHPGSKRRHLDQAYVKYLPFDGDPPTRRVVLAWRRSFTRYEAIAALRNAIYACELPGVKRLS